A single region of the Verrucomicrobiia bacterium genome encodes:
- a CDS encoding prepilin-type N-terminal cleavage/methylation domain-containing protein, which translates to MKTVSEKGFTLIEVLLVIIVIGILAAVAFRSMDVALDNSRWDATTQEMERLSWAIAGNPDLFANGVRSDFGYVGDVGSLPPNLDALVTNPGGYATWRGPYIRNDFNQNPNDFKTDGWGNLYTYTGGVTITSSGSGGNPITKQYANAAADLTSNTVQGIVTDGQGNAPGSSASSVSIRLTYPNGSGGTTTATTNPNASGNYSFNGVVPQGIRMVTAIYTPTNDTLVRNAVVLPKSTTLVDFKFRGNLWGSGGAGGSLAYVSGTANLTAGGSDLNFDIRNVGSSSVTITSIRLTYSSSPTAYYERVRWGGNTVGNQTNPRFASGQTVNFSSSQTLGVGATITIRVDNFETCISGGCPDADMNGTTFTVEFSDGSTVTFSV; encoded by the coding sequence TTGAAGACAGTTTCAGAAAAGGGTTTTACCCTGATTGAAGTCCTTCTGGTGATCATCGTCATCGGGATTTTGGCGGCAGTCGCCTTCCGGTCGATGGACGTGGCCCTGGACAACAGCCGCTGGGACGCCACCACGCAGGAGATGGAACGGCTTTCCTGGGCGATTGCGGGGAACCCCGATTTGTTCGCCAACGGTGTGCGTTCCGATTTCGGCTACGTCGGCGACGTCGGCTCCCTGCCGCCCAATCTGGACGCTTTGGTCACAAATCCGGGGGGGTACGCCACCTGGCGGGGGCCCTACATCCGGAACGACTTCAATCAAAACCCCAACGATTTCAAGACCGATGGATGGGGAAATCTGTACACCTACACCGGCGGGGTCACCATTACTTCCAGTGGCTCGGGCGGCAATCCCATCACCAAGCAGTATGCCAACGCTGCGGCGGATCTGACTTCCAACACCGTACAGGGGATAGTCACCGATGGACAAGGGAACGCGCCCGGAAGCTCCGCTTCCAGCGTTTCCATCCGCCTTACCTACCCGAACGGTTCCGGCGGAACGACCACCGCAACCACCAACCCGAACGCATCGGGCAACTACAGTTTCAACGGGGTTGTGCCGCAAGGAATTCGCATGGTCACGGCCATCTACACACCAACCAACGACACCTTGGTGCGCAATGCGGTGGTTTTGCCCAAGTCCACCACTTTGGTGGATTTTAAATTCCGCGGGAATCTGTGGGGCAGTGGAGGTGCAGGTGGTTCACTGGCCTATGTTTCGGGAACGGCTAATCTTACAGCCGGTGGAAGCGATCTTAATTTTGACATTAGAAACGTCGGTTCTTCCAGCGTTACCATCACGAGTATCCGCCTGACTTACAGTTCCTCCCCCACCGCCTACTATGAACGGGTACGGTGGGGCGGCAATACGGTGGGCAACCAGACCAATCCCCGTTTTGCCTCCGGCCAGACCGTCAACTTCAGTTCGTCGCAAACGCTGGGGGTCGGCGCAACCATCACCATCCGCGTTGATAATTTTGAGACCTGTATCAGCGGCGGCTGCCCGGATGCGGATATGAACGGCACCACTTTTACCGTCGAATTTTCCGACGGCTCGACTGTGACTTTCTCGGTGTGA
- a CDS encoding secretin and TonB N-terminal domain-containing protein translates to MKTLGLLVIFGLLAMAAAAQEKPLTVVTEDSKITLEMEAAPIGSVLKLLAAQNNLNIVSGQEVRGSVSLRLRQVSLDEALSSILLANGYTYSRQGNVLVVLAQDKDYPQQLETRVFELSYVSADYVAASLKNVLSPKGKTDIFTREIRRIEPAKQAPATILVVTDFGYNIPRIEKIVATLDKPAKQVSIEVKMVETSLDKNSDLGLEWPDGIGASFADAEPASTSSTSTTDEASKAMVFPVKGRPRYGRLSVEQVDWFLNYLTTQTNSKLLSSPKVTTLDNQAAKITVATTIPLQTLNRFSEGAAVQDIVSFQDKEFGIILDVTPRINDDSTVTLRVTPTVEDIISFTGPPDNQRPITSKRSVETQIRMKDGETMVIGGLIKDNEIKTVRKVWLLGDIPLLGNLFRSNSRQKNQTDLLIMITPRIVR, encoded by the coding sequence ATGAAAACGCTGGGTTTGCTTGTCATTTTTGGATTGCTCGCCATGGCGGCGGCGGCGCAGGAAAAGCCGCTGACCGTCGTTACCGAGGACTCTAAAATCACGCTGGAGATGGAGGCTGCCCCCATCGGGTCCGTATTGAAACTCCTCGCGGCGCAGAACAATTTAAACATCGTCTCCGGTCAGGAAGTGCGGGGCTCGGTTTCCCTGCGGCTGCGGCAGGTCAGTTTGGATGAGGCGCTTTCCTCCATCCTTCTGGCCAACGGCTACACCTATAGTCGGCAGGGGAACGTTCTTGTGGTTTTGGCGCAGGACAAGGATTACCCCCAGCAGCTGGAAACGCGGGTGTTTGAACTTTCCTATGTCTCCGCCGACTACGTGGCGGCGAGTTTGAAAAACGTTTTGTCCCCCAAGGGTAAAACCGACATTTTCACCCGCGAAATCCGCCGCATAGAACCGGCCAAGCAGGCCCCGGCGACCATTCTGGTGGTGACCGATTTCGGGTACAACATCCCCCGCATCGAAAAAATCGTGGCGACTTTGGACAAACCGGCAAAGCAGGTTTCCATCGAGGTCAAGATGGTGGAAACCTCCCTGGACAAAAATTCCGATTTGGGATTGGAATGGCCGGATGGGATTGGCGCTTCCTTCGCGGACGCCGAACCGGCCAGCACGAGCAGCACCAGCACCACGGACGAAGCGAGCAAGGCTATGGTTTTCCCGGTCAAAGGGCGTCCCCGGTACGGCCGGCTGTCCGTGGAGCAGGTGGACTGGTTTTTAAACTATTTGACCACCCAGACCAACAGCAAGCTTTTGAGCAGCCCCAAGGTGACCACGCTGGACAACCAGGCGGCCAAGATCACCGTCGCAACGACCATTCCCTTGCAGACTTTGAACCGCTTCAGCGAAGGGGCCGCCGTGCAGGATATCGTCTCCTTTCAGGACAAGGAGTTCGGCATCATTCTGGACGTCACGCCGCGCATCAACGACGACTCCACCGTCACGTTGCGGGTGACCCCGACGGTGGAGGACATCATCAGCTTTACGGGGCCGCCCGACAACCAGCGCCCGATAACTTCCAAACGGTCCGTGGAAACGCAGATTCGGATGAAGGACGGGGAAACAATGGTCATCGGCGGCCTGATCAAGGACAATGAGATCAAGACCGTGCGCAAGGTGTGGCTCCTGGGAGATATCCCGCTTTTGGGGAACCTTTTTCGCTCGAACTCCAGGCAGAAAAACCAGACCGACCTTTTGATCATGATTACCCCCCGCATCGTGCGGTAG
- a CDS encoding ubiquinone/menaquinone biosynthesis methyltransferase, which translates to MGAANTNGKKALVRQMFSDLAPDYDRLNRIISFNSDRRWRRRAVGPLFDCKTVVDLCAGTGDMALALLTNPEFEGMAVLSDFALPMLKLAKKKLERFQGRAFLVCADAEKLPFKAGVFDGATLGFSLRNLENLSVFAAEARRVLKTGGAGSFLEIAHPSNGVWGKLFYTYFYQLMPKMAGLFTRHRQAYRYLPESLKVFPRQSEVSALFLRESFSESRYENLWGGLAAIYKVRK; encoded by the coding sequence ATGGGCGCCGCAAACACTAACGGCAAAAAAGCCCTTGTCCGGCAGATGTTTTCGGATTTGGCTCCCGATTACGACCGGCTGAACCGGATCATTTCCTTCAACTCCGACCGGCGCTGGCGCAGAAGGGCTGTGGGGCCGCTTTTTGACTGCAAAACGGTTGTGGATTTGTGCGCCGGAACGGGGGATATGGCGCTGGCGTTGTTAACCAACCCCGAATTTGAGGGAATGGCGGTGCTTTCGGATTTTGCCTTGCCGATGCTGAAATTGGCGAAAAAAAAATTGGAGCGCTTCCAAGGGCGGGCGTTTTTGGTTTGCGCCGACGCCGAAAAACTCCCCTTCAAGGCGGGCGTTTTTGACGGCGCCACATTGGGTTTTTCGCTGCGCAATCTTGAAAACCTTTCCGTTTTCGCCGCCGAAGCAAGGAGGGTTTTGAAAACGGGCGGGGCGGGTTCTTTTCTTGAAATAGCCCATCCTTCCAACGGTGTTTGGGGGAAACTCTTTTACACTTATTTTTATCAACTGATGCCGAAAATGGCGGGCCTTTTCACCCGCCACCGCCAGGCGTACCGCTATTTGCCGGAGTCGCTCAAGGTTTTTCCGCGGCAGAGCGAAGTGTCGGCGTTGTTTTTGCGCGAGAGTTTTTCCGAATCGCGCTACGAGAACCTCTGGGGCGGGCTGGCGGCCATATATAAGGTAAGAAAGTGA